From a single Planctellipticum variicoloris genomic region:
- a CDS encoding sulfatase, producing the protein MFPLFRIFLLGVSLTALTSACTAAETPPNVLLLLGDDQAWGDFGFMGHPEIRTPHLDALAAQGAVFSRSYVPSSLCRPSLATLITGRYPHQHKISGNDPPKGTPREAMLQHIQREPTIPKLLAKRGYVSLQTGKWWEGAPALGGFTEAMTHGDPARGGRHGDVGLRIGRETLQPVYDFIDGHKDQPFFVWYAPMMPHTPHNPPERLLAKYRGADKPITVARYHAMCEWFDETIGELLAYLDRKQLSDNTLVVFVTDNGWIQDTQKQVYAPRSKRSPYEGGIRSPIILRWPGRIPPGKYDTLASSIDLAPTILAAAGAEVPAELPGLNLLPIIQAGGKSPRNQLFGEVFDHDVAEIDRPAASLLYRWTIQDQWKLILPTAAGARPELYDLSADPTEDHDLAAAQPERVRKLTADIDQWWNARE; encoded by the coding sequence ATGTTCCCACTCTTCCGGATTTTCCTGCTTGGCGTCAGCTTGACGGCCCTGACAAGCGCCTGCACAGCCGCCGAAACCCCGCCGAACGTCCTGCTGCTGCTCGGAGACGATCAGGCGTGGGGGGATTTTGGATTCATGGGGCATCCGGAAATCCGGACGCCCCATCTGGATGCGCTGGCCGCTCAGGGGGCGGTTTTCTCCCGGAGCTATGTCCCTTCCAGCTTGTGTCGGCCGAGCCTAGCGACGCTGATCACCGGGCGCTATCCCCATCAGCATAAAATCAGCGGGAACGATCCTCCGAAGGGAACTCCCCGTGAAGCGATGCTGCAGCACATTCAGCGCGAGCCGACCATCCCGAAGCTGCTGGCGAAACGGGGCTACGTGAGTCTGCAGACCGGCAAGTGGTGGGAAGGGGCTCCCGCCCTCGGCGGCTTCACGGAAGCCATGACGCACGGCGACCCGGCCCGCGGCGGACGGCACGGCGATGTGGGGCTCAGAATCGGCCGCGAGACCCTCCAGCCGGTCTATGACTTCATCGACGGGCACAAAGACCAGCCATTCTTCGTCTGGTATGCGCCGATGATGCCCCACACGCCTCACAATCCGCCGGAACGCCTGCTGGCGAAGTACCGCGGCGCCGACAAGCCGATCACAGTCGCCCGCTATCACGCCATGTGCGAATGGTTCGACGAAACGATCGGCGAACTGCTGGCTTACCTGGACCGGAAGCAACTGTCGGACAACACGCTGGTCGTATTCGTCACCGACAACGGCTGGATTCAGGACACGCAGAAACAAGTCTACGCTCCGCGCAGCAAACGCTCTCCGTACGAGGGGGGGATTCGATCGCCGATCATCCTCCGCTGGCCGGGGCGCATTCCGCCGGGGAAGTATGACACTCTGGCGTCATCGATTGATCTCGCGCCGACGATTCTGGCGGCCGCAGGGGCCGAGGTTCCCGCGGAGCTGCCCGGCCTGAATCTCCTGCCGATCATTCAGGCGGGGGGGAAGTCGCCCCGAAATCAGCTCTTCGGCGAAGTTTTCGACCACGACGTCGCCGAGATCGACCGGCCCGCGGCGAGCTTGCTGTATCGCTGGACGATTCAGGATCAATGGAAGCTGATTCTACCGACAGCGGCCGGCGCTCGTCCGGAACTGTACGATCTGTCGGCCGATCCGACGGAGGATCACGATCTGGCGGCGGCGCAGCCGGAGCGGGTTCGCAAACTGACGGCGGACATCGATCAGTGGTGGAACGCGCGCGAGTAA
- the folD gene encoding bifunctional methylenetetrahydrofolate dehydrogenase/methenyltetrahydrofolate cyclohydrolase FolD — MTAQLIDGKAIAAKTRLRVAAETAEFIAATGVVPQLATVLVGEDPASAVYVRNKHVACEKVGFRNQQHTLPATTSQAELLELVSRLNGDPAVHGILVQLPLPEQIDEQVILDSVHPLKDVDAFHPENVGLIVQGRPRFLPCTPAGVQVLLRESGVEVDGAHVVVIGRSEIVGKPMGMILVQKGETANATVTICHSRTRHLPSIVRTADIIVAAIGRPNFVTADMVKLGAVVIDVGINRVGDRLVGDVDFDDVREVASAITPVPGGVGPMTIAMLMQNTLTAARLQTGGAAK, encoded by the coding sequence ATGACAGCGCAACTGATTGATGGGAAGGCGATTGCCGCGAAGACGCGTCTGCGGGTGGCTGCCGAGACGGCCGAGTTCATCGCGGCAACGGGCGTCGTGCCGCAACTGGCGACCGTGCTGGTCGGTGAAGACCCGGCGAGCGCCGTCTATGTGCGCAACAAGCATGTAGCCTGCGAGAAAGTGGGATTTCGGAACCAGCAGCACACGCTCCCCGCGACGACGAGCCAGGCGGAACTGCTGGAGCTGGTCAGCCGGTTGAATGGGGACCCGGCGGTGCACGGCATTCTTGTGCAACTTCCGTTGCCGGAGCAGATTGACGAACAGGTCATTCTGGATTCCGTTCATCCCTTGAAGGATGTCGACGCCTTTCATCCGGAAAACGTCGGTCTGATCGTGCAGGGCCGGCCGCGGTTCTTGCCCTGTACGCCGGCGGGCGTGCAGGTGCTGCTGCGAGAGTCAGGAGTGGAAGTCGACGGCGCCCACGTGGTGGTGATCGGCCGGAGCGAGATTGTCGGCAAGCCGATGGGAATGATTCTGGTGCAGAAGGGGGAAACCGCCAATGCCACGGTCACCATCTGCCACAGCCGGACGCGGCATCTGCCGTCGATCGTGCGGACGGCGGACATCATCGTGGCGGCGATCGGCCGGCCGAATTTCGTGACGGCGGACATGGTCAAGCTGGGGGCGGTGGTGATCGACGTAGGGATCAACCGCGTCGGCGACCGGCTGGTGGGGGACGTCGATTTCGACGACGTCCGCGAAGTCGCCTCGGCGATCACTCCGGTTCCGGGGGGCGTCGGCCCGATGACAATTGCGATGCTGATGCAGAACACGCTGACGGCAGCCCGGCTGCAGACGGGTGGAGCAGCGAAATAG